One window from the genome of Dyadobacter sp. CECT 9275 encodes:
- a CDS encoding PVC-type heme-binding CxxCH protein, which yields MKFSVSLILLSLLSACQKKEAITGSREGSTPLEKALSTFEVEPGFKIELLASEPEVASPVDMEIDEYGRLYVVEMPGYPLDKSGTGRIKLLSDTDGDGKMDKSTVFADGLVLPNGILRWKKGILITDAPDVLYLEDTDGDGKADKRETVLTGFSLSNPHVNVNNPVYGLDNWVHLSHLGAIGTRKYGTEFGDQGTEIHFPGQPDSPRLPKNADGHNVRFRPETHELEMASGRSQFGHTFDRWGHHFFTHNQNHIYQEAIQAEYLKRNPDLLVPDATQVVSDHGKATEVFQITKKPDRQLFTPVGVTTSSSGITAYLGGAFPAPYDGNVTFVAESVSNLVHVDIISDKGASYTANRQHPDREFLASTDSWSRPVNMYVGPDGALYVLDYYRQTIEHPEWMSDEAVAAGGLYNGYDMGRIYRITPTQAKGPEWTKGLKLGDATNEELVAYLADANLWWRKNAQRLLVDRGDKSVIPALSKMSDNTSSPMGRLHAMWTLEGMHSLTPALIQTALKDPVAGIRENAIKLAERHLKDAAGLQEPLLTLQNDPDPKVRYQLLCTLGYINTPEAGVARQKLLFQDLDDDWVQIAALSANASQTAPLLKTVLASYKAGNPAYASLLQRLTAIIGAGEKPEPIRELIQQAVQPAGGKQGWQSPVLSGLTDGLKRKKIDFATLSHEQTLLITSAFENPSAEVRKASLQILKVIGVQDSVQLKKGIEKAVNLAKNQALPDEKRAEALDFIALGNPAPYEGTVQKLIIPQEKPAVQLAALKILGQIPNESVAHYVLKSWDALTPEIRDAALNTFLTSPERVKLLLDAIESGKIKPASVGWPRSVQLMSHSDEKLREKARALLTKNDKDKVNKDYQKALELTGDVGKGKLVYMQNCALCHQVRGSIGVSYGPDLGTVHNWLSKDLMANILDPSLSIAPGFDLWEVEMKDGDPVQGMIMSETSAAIKLRTAPGIDKTINRQDIKGLKALNMSVMPVLTSQIDHQKMADLLAFLKNSRSEQP from the coding sequence TTGAAGTTCTCTGTTTCTCTGATACTGCTCAGCCTGCTTTCCGCCTGCCAGAAAAAAGAGGCAATCACCGGATCGAGAGAAGGATCAACCCCGCTGGAAAAGGCGTTGTCTACCTTTGAAGTAGAGCCTGGTTTTAAGATAGAACTCCTTGCCAGTGAGCCCGAAGTGGCCAGTCCTGTAGATATGGAGATAGATGAATACGGCCGGTTGTATGTGGTGGAAATGCCGGGTTATCCGCTTGACAAAAGCGGAACAGGAAGGATAAAGCTGCTTTCAGATACCGACGGCGATGGGAAAATGGACAAAAGTACTGTCTTTGCCGATGGCCTGGTACTGCCTAACGGGATACTCCGCTGGAAAAAAGGCATTCTGATCACCGACGCTCCCGACGTACTTTACCTGGAAGATACCGATGGAGATGGCAAAGCAGACAAACGGGAAACTGTACTGACCGGCTTTTCATTATCCAATCCGCACGTGAACGTCAACAATCCCGTTTATGGACTGGATAACTGGGTACATTTATCGCATCTTGGCGCCATCGGAACCAGAAAATATGGCACAGAATTCGGAGATCAGGGTACGGAGATCCATTTTCCAGGCCAACCGGATTCGCCGCGCCTGCCCAAAAATGCCGACGGCCACAATGTACGTTTCCGCCCTGAGACTCATGAACTGGAAATGGCCTCGGGCAGGTCACAATTCGGCCATACTTTTGACCGCTGGGGTCATCATTTTTTCACACACAACCAGAATCATATTTATCAGGAAGCCATACAGGCCGAGTATTTGAAACGTAATCCAGACCTGCTCGTCCCTGATGCCACGCAGGTGGTATCCGATCACGGCAAGGCAACCGAGGTTTTCCAGATCACTAAAAAACCTGACCGGCAATTATTTACACCAGTAGGTGTAACCACCTCTTCCAGTGGTATCACGGCTTATCTCGGCGGAGCATTCCCTGCTCCTTATGACGGAAATGTGACATTCGTGGCGGAATCGGTGAGTAATCTGGTACATGTGGATATCATAAGTGACAAAGGAGCCAGTTATACGGCCAACCGCCAGCATCCGGACAGGGAATTCCTGGCTTCAACAGACTCTTGGTCGCGGCCGGTAAATATGTACGTCGGTCCCGACGGCGCACTGTATGTACTAGACTACTACCGCCAGACCATTGAACACCCCGAATGGATGTCCGATGAAGCGGTTGCAGCGGGAGGATTATATAACGGATACGACATGGGCCGCATTTACCGCATCACTCCTACCCAAGCCAAGGGTCCCGAATGGACAAAAGGCCTTAAACTGGGTGACGCGACCAACGAAGAACTGGTGGCGTATCTGGCAGATGCCAACCTTTGGTGGCGAAAAAATGCGCAGCGGCTGCTTGTGGACCGTGGTGATAAATCTGTGATTCCTGCCCTAAGTAAAATGAGTGATAATACGTCGTCACCCATGGGCCGCCTGCATGCCATGTGGACGCTGGAAGGAATGCATTCACTTACCCCGGCCCTTATCCAGACGGCATTGAAGGATCCTGTAGCCGGAATCCGGGAGAATGCCATCAAACTCGCTGAACGTCACCTGAAAGATGCGGCCGGTTTACAGGAGCCCCTGCTTACCTTACAGAATGATCCCGACCCCAAAGTAAGATACCAACTACTTTGTACACTGGGGTATATCAATACTCCCGAAGCGGGTGTCGCAAGACAAAAACTGTTATTCCAGGACCTGGATGACGACTGGGTACAAATTGCTGCACTTTCTGCAAATGCTTCGCAAACTGCACCACTCCTGAAAACGGTTCTGGCATCCTACAAGGCTGGGAATCCTGCCTATGCCTCTCTTTTGCAGCGCCTGACGGCCATCATCGGTGCCGGGGAAAAGCCCGAACCAATCCGTGAGCTGATACAACAGGCCGTTCAGCCTGCTGGCGGGAAACAGGGCTGGCAATCCCCCGTACTTTCAGGCCTGACAGATGGCTTAAAACGAAAAAAAATAGATTTCGCAACCCTCTCACACGAACAAACCCTGCTGATCACCAGCGCATTTGAAAACCCGTCGGCAGAGGTACGGAAAGCTTCCTTGCAAATACTGAAAGTGATCGGTGTACAGGATTCGGTACAGTTAAAAAAAGGAATTGAAAAAGCAGTTAACCTGGCAAAAAACCAGGCACTTCCGGACGAAAAACGGGCCGAAGCGCTTGATTTCATAGCCCTTGGCAATCCTGCTCCTTACGAGGGTACCGTACAGAAACTCATCATTCCTCAGGAGAAGCCTGCAGTCCAGCTGGCGGCCTTAAAAATCCTGGGACAAATCCCCAATGAAAGCGTTGCCCATTATGTACTGAAAAGCTGGGATGCCCTAACACCCGAAATCCGGGATGCAGCATTGAATACCTTTTTAACCAGCCCGGAAAGAGTGAAGCTGCTATTGGACGCGATTGAGTCCGGAAAGATCAAACCTGCCAGTGTTGGCTGGCCTCGCAGCGTGCAGCTCATGAGCCACTCCGACGAAAAACTAAGGGAGAAAGCACGTGCCCTGCTTACAAAAAATGATAAAGACAAAGTGAATAAGGATTATCAGAAAGCACTGGAACTGACAGGGGATGTGGGTAAAGGTAAACTGGTATATATGCAGAACTGCGCATTATGTCATCAGGTGAGAGGGAGCATTGGGGTATCCTACGGGCCAGACCTTGGAACGGTTCATAACTGGTTGTCCAAAGATCTGATGGCCAATATCCTGGATCCCAGTTTGTCGATAGCCCCTGGTTTTGATCTGTGGGAAGTGGAAATGAAGGATGGGGATCCCGTGCAGGGTATGATCATGAGCGAAACGTCGGCGGCCATCAAACTGCGGACCGCCCCCGGCATTGACAAAACGATCAACCGGCAGGATATCAAAGGTTTGAAGGCACTGAATATGTCGGTAATGCCCGTACTGACCAGCCAGATCGACCATCAGAAAATGGCAGATTTGCTGGCCTTCCTGAAAAACAGCCGAAGTGAACAACCCTAA
- a CDS encoding hydroxypyruvate isomerase family protein gives MNRHTFIKNSLLAGTALVSGIATPITASASNPKKEKPFHMKFSPEFGIFKELPGKDIIDQIKWGYDQGFRAWENTWLTRRPVEEQERISKTVQQLGMEFGQFVGTMNFKEPTFAGRDQSIRDNVLKEIRASVEIAKRMNTKYIHNVLGMADPKLPWDFQMANAIELLKRAAAIYEPHGIAMVMETMNHKINHPGMFLHAIPQAYAMAKAVGSPSLKILFDFYHVQIQEGNIIPTLDYAWDEIGYMQIGDTPGRNEPTSGEVNFVNVLQHVHDKGYRGFMGMEHGINRPGKEGERAALAAYRAVDPK, from the coding sequence ATGAACCGACATACCTTTATAAAAAACAGCTTACTGGCCGGTACGGCGCTGGTTTCAGGAATAGCCACTCCAATAACCGCTTCGGCATCAAATCCTAAAAAAGAAAAACCATTTCACATGAAGTTTTCTCCGGAGTTCGGGATATTTAAGGAACTCCCGGGAAAGGATATCATCGATCAGATCAAATGGGGCTACGACCAGGGATTCAGGGCATGGGAAAATACATGGCTCACGCGCAGGCCGGTTGAAGAACAGGAACGGATCAGCAAAACCGTCCAGCAACTGGGGATGGAATTCGGTCAGTTTGTGGGAACCATGAATTTCAAGGAACCTACATTTGCGGGCCGTGATCAAAGCATACGGGATAATGTTCTTAAAGAAATACGAGCATCCGTAGAGATAGCCAAGCGTATGAACACCAAATACATACACAATGTACTGGGCATGGCGGACCCCAAATTGCCCTGGGATTTTCAGATGGCCAATGCCATTGAACTGCTGAAACGGGCGGCAGCCATTTATGAACCGCATGGTATTGCCATGGTCATGGAAACGATGAACCATAAAATCAATCATCCCGGTATGTTCCTTCATGCTATCCCGCAGGCCTATGCCATGGCCAAGGCAGTAGGAAGTCCCAGCCTGAAAATCCTGTTTGATTTTTACCATGTCCAGATACAGGAAGGCAACATTATCCCCACGCTCGATTACGCCTGGGACGAGATCGGATACATGCAGATCGGTGATACGCCCGGCCGGAACGAACCTACTTCAGGAGAGGTGAATTTTGTAAATGTTCTTCAGCATGTTCACGACAAAGGGTACCGCGGTTTCATGGGCATGGAACATGGGATCAACAGGCCTGGGAAAGAAGGTGAACGGGCTGCGCTAGCCGCCTACCGCGCCGTAGACCCTAAATAA
- a CDS encoding SusC/RagA family TonB-linked outer membrane protein, giving the protein MKKTIRLLVLLMLLCLQVQPGFTQFIASAQRQMRPGSTQPSFKNLKDVLQEFKSHYRVDILYFDHLVEGYKVSTEAIVLDPNVEHSLANLLKPLGLKYKKTSTGGYVITKKKDAEKGDRKQAAQEESQLLKNEVRLPDYLEGNIPARTQRPVESIISIEKRVSGKVTDDKGETLPGVNILIKGSTNGTVTDGDGSYNMRIPDGPVTLVFSFIGYVSKEVEVISQTVVDVTLMTDVQSLSEVVVTGYSSERKKDITGSVAVVDMKALKSIPGGSAVRALQGQAAGVNVISSGVPGGASTINIRGISSFGNTQPLVMVDGVEANLNEISSNDIESIQVLKDAGAAAIYGVRGSNGVIIVTTRKGKSGAPKITYDTYYGRQVPLKGNVFDMLNPEDFARLSKIAFPSSVLFKDGLPDYLYSGPGVSGTGKEGDAVVSPSRYLLDPSNPANNYLIQKVNKSGTDWFHEIFKPAPIQEHNLSISGATDKANYLVALGYLNQQGTLIETFHKRTSVRVNTGFKIGRNIRVGENLYLYSTNNPGYSNQAESNSISHVYRQMTILPVYDIAGNFGGMFAGPDLGNAANPVAIQKRTVNNRGNTWNIVGNAYAEIDFLKHFTARTSIGGSINNRYNVAFNFNQYNDREGNTTLNNLNESSGYSTNTIWTNTLNYNNRFGKHAVKVLVGSEAIINYSRAVNASRSDFFSTQFDYLVLGNGTSNINNSSNASENTLYSLFSRVDYAFSDKYLIGATIRRDGSSRFGSEKRYGVFPSASVGWRLSDENFMKGIHWLNDLKIRGSYGILGSQNNVDPANAFTLYGSGIGTSYYDITGANTSSRPGFYQTRNGNKNTSWEKNIVSNFGIDASVLNNKLDVSLEYYKKSINGLLFPLPLAATAGAAAAPTVNIGDIQNTGFDLNATYRGKITDDFLFTIGANITTYKNEVVSTPDPGYFDTADSRNGNLVRNKIGHPVSSFFGYQVIGLFKDEAEVNASPTQTAAAPGRFKYQDIDGDRAITAADRTFTGNPNPDFTYGLNLGFNYKGFDFSSVFYGSQGNEVFNLVRYYTHFYSGFRGGKSNALLNAWTPENTNTTVPKIEAAGNFSTSSVPNSYYIENGSFLKLRSIILGYTISPAILQKIRANNLRVYIQASNLFTITKYSGLDPELMGDSSAFGIDRGNYPNNQQSFLFGINLSF; this is encoded by the coding sequence ATGAAAAAAACAATACGTCTGCTTGTATTGCTGATGCTCCTGTGCTTACAAGTGCAGCCAGGATTTACACAGTTCATTGCAAGTGCCCAACGGCAAATGCGCCCAGGCTCGACCCAGCCGTCTTTCAAAAATCTGAAGGATGTCCTGCAGGAATTCAAAAGTCATTACCGCGTGGATATCCTCTATTTTGACCATCTGGTAGAAGGTTATAAGGTATCCACAGAAGCCATTGTGCTGGACCCTAATGTAGAACATTCTCTGGCCAACCTGCTTAAGCCGCTTGGTTTGAAATACAAGAAAACCAGTACAGGAGGTTACGTAATTACCAAAAAGAAAGATGCAGAAAAAGGAGACCGCAAACAAGCAGCTCAGGAGGAGTCCCAGCTACTGAAAAATGAAGTACGCCTACCCGACTACCTGGAAGGAAACATCCCTGCCAGAACGCAACGACCTGTCGAAAGCATCATTTCCATTGAAAAGAGAGTGTCAGGAAAAGTAACGGATGACAAAGGGGAGACACTGCCCGGTGTGAATATACTTATTAAAGGCAGCACCAACGGAACCGTAACGGACGGAGACGGAAGCTATAACATGAGAATACCGGATGGCCCGGTTACCCTGGTTTTTTCCTTCATAGGTTATGTTAGCAAAGAGGTGGAGGTGATTTCACAAACAGTCGTTGACGTTACCCTGATGACCGACGTCCAGTCACTGAGTGAAGTAGTGGTTACAGGGTATTCCTCCGAAAGAAAAAAGGACATCACAGGTTCCGTGGCTGTGGTGGATATGAAAGCACTCAAATCCATTCCCGGGGGCTCAGCCGTGCGTGCACTTCAGGGGCAGGCCGCGGGTGTGAATGTAATCAGCTCGGGGGTACCTGGTGGAGCCAGTACCATCAATATCAGGGGGATCAGTTCGTTTGGCAACACCCAGCCGCTGGTCATGGTGGATGGCGTTGAGGCCAACCTAAACGAAATCAGTTCCAATGATATTGAATCCATCCAGGTACTGAAAGATGCCGGAGCAGCAGCCATTTATGGTGTCCGCGGGTCCAACGGTGTAATAATTGTCACCACCAGAAAAGGAAAATCTGGAGCGCCCAAGATCACTTATGATACTTACTATGGCCGTCAGGTACCGCTCAAAGGCAATGTTTTTGATATGCTGAATCCCGAGGATTTTGCACGGCTCTCGAAAATTGCATTCCCTTCCTCCGTATTATTCAAAGATGGCCTGCCCGATTACTTATACAGCGGCCCGGGCGTGTCGGGTACCGGAAAGGAGGGCGATGCCGTTGTTTCCCCTTCCAGATATCTTCTGGACCCGTCCAATCCGGCCAACAATTACCTGATCCAGAAAGTCAACAAGTCCGGTACCGACTGGTTTCATGAGATTTTCAAACCCGCGCCCATTCAGGAACATAACCTGTCCATCAGCGGAGCCACCGACAAAGCAAATTACCTGGTAGCGTTGGGATACCTCAACCAGCAGGGTACCTTAATTGAAACCTTTCACAAAAGAACATCGGTGCGCGTCAACACCGGCTTTAAGATCGGGCGGAATATCAGAGTCGGGGAAAATCTTTACCTGTACAGCACCAATAATCCGGGTTATTCCAACCAGGCTGAAAGTAATTCCATCTCCCATGTTTACCGGCAAATGACCATCCTCCCCGTTTATGATATTGCCGGAAATTTCGGCGGGATGTTTGCGGGCCCTGACCTTGGAAATGCTGCCAACCCGGTAGCCATTCAGAAACGTACGGTAAACAACAGGGGAAATACCTGGAACATCGTGGGAAATGCGTATGCCGAAATAGATTTCCTTAAGCATTTTACCGCCCGCACCAGCATTGGCGGAAGTATCAATAACCGCTACAACGTGGCATTCAATTTTAACCAGTATAACGACCGTGAGGGAAATACAACTTTAAACAACCTGAATGAAAGCTCGGGATATTCCACCAACACGATCTGGACCAATACCCTGAATTACAATAACCGTTTTGGTAAACATGCGGTAAAGGTACTGGTAGGTTCGGAAGCCATTATCAACTACTCAAGGGCTGTAAATGCCAGCAGAAGTGATTTTTTCTCCACGCAGTTCGACTATCTCGTTCTGGGTAACGGAACCTCCAATATCAACAATTCCAGCAACGCATCAGAAAACACCCTCTATTCCCTTTTCAGCCGGGTAGACTATGCTTTCAGCGACAAGTACCTCATCGGAGCAACCATCCGCCGCGACGGATCGTCCAGATTCGGGTCCGAAAAAAGATACGGGGTATTCCCTTCTGCATCCGTAGGCTGGCGCTTGTCCGACGAAAACTTTATGAAAGGAATTCACTGGCTCAACGACCTGAAAATCAGGGGAAGTTATGGCATACTGGGTTCTCAGAACAACGTAGATCCTGCCAATGCCTTTACACTGTACGGTTCCGGGATCGGAACATCCTATTATGATATCACAGGAGCCAACACCAGCTCCAGGCCTGGCTTTTATCAGACACGCAATGGCAATAAAAATACAAGCTGGGAAAAGAACATTGTTTCCAACTTCGGAATTGATGCCTCGGTGCTGAACAACAAACTGGACGTGTCCCTGGAATACTACAAAAAATCAATCAATGGGTTACTGTTTCCACTGCCTTTGGCTGCAACGGCTGGTGCTGCCGCAGCTCCTACGGTGAACATCGGAGACATTCAGAATACTGGTTTTGATCTTAACGCTACCTACCGCGGCAAAATCACCGACGATTTTCTCTTCACGATCGGTGCCAATATCACCACTTATAAAAACGAAGTGGTCAGTACCCCTGATCCCGGTTATTTTGACACCGCCGACTCACGCAACGGAAATCTGGTCCGAAACAAGATTGGTCATCCGGTAAGCTCGTTCTTCGGTTATCAAGTAATCGGTCTGTTCAAGGATGAAGCCGAAGTGAATGCCTCTCCTACCCAGACTGCCGCAGCACCGGGACGTTTCAAATACCAGGATATCGACGGCGACAGAGCCATCACCGCCGCAGACCGTACTTTTACAGGCAATCCCAATCCTGATTTTACATATGGCCTCAACCTGGGGTTCAACTATAAAGGTTTTGATTTCTCTTCCGTTTTCTATGGTTCTCAAGGAAATGAAGTATTCAACCTTGTACGTTACTATACCCATTTTTACTCCGGTTTCAGAGGAGGCAAAAGCAATGCATTGCTGAACGCCTGGACGCCCGAAAACACCAACACAACGGTTCCGAAAATCGAAGCGGCCGGTAACTTCAGCACTTCCAGCGTTCCCAACTCCTACTATATAGAAAACGGCTCGTTCCTGAAACTGAGGTCCATCATCCTGGGGTACACCATCAGTCCTGCTATTCTGCAGAAAATCAGGGCCAATAATCTGAGGGTTTACATTCAGGCTTCCAATCTTTTTACGATCACCAAGTATTCGGGGCTGGATCCCGAGCTGATGGGCGACAGTTCGGCCTTTGGCATTGATCGCGGTAATTACCCCAACAACCAGCAGAGTTTCCTTTTTGGTATCAACTTATCATTCTAA
- a CDS encoding RagB/SusD family nutrient uptake outer membrane protein produces MMKNISHKFITAGCLISLLTLPACKKDFLEIGAIGTVSETTLANKAGVNRLLIGAYSLLDENGGAPGASYFKSGTNFLYSNIASDEAHAGTLGNLPNNELIEAWRHDASNVNFGFKWAEIYAGVQRANDVLRVLAQVPEGGISADEAKQIKAEAIFLRAVYHFNAIKMWRNIPYLDESVSFGNGNYLVSNTEPVWPKVEADFQFAAENLTPTKTDVGRANSWAAKCFLAKVYMFQNKFTEAKPLLADIIANGVTASGKKYALVNYSDNFNPTKQNNSESVFMVQNSVKDGSNGGNGNHGDVIAIPLVPGAGGSGSNQPSFSLANSFKTDPATGLPLIDTFNDFDIKHDQGLAATDPFTPYTGTVDPRLDWTVARRDIPLMDHGLFGRYWILYQDIGGPYGPKKNMFYLADAATTTESIGWSLATANNYNMIRFADILLWAAEVEVETGSLDQAEKYVNMIRARAANPVDWVKTYVDKANPSKGYTSQPAANYKIGMYTGQFTAQGKDFARKAVRFERKIELAMEGHRFFDLQRWDNGTGYMADELNKYLAHETKIPGFVYSNRLESKFIKGKHELYPIPQKEIDLSVKDGVSVLKQNPGFQ; encoded by the coding sequence ATGATGAAAAACATATCTCATAAATTCATAACCGCCGGATGTCTTATTTCCCTGCTCACCCTGCCTGCCTGCAAAAAGGATTTCCTGGAAATCGGAGCGATTGGTACGGTAAGCGAAACCACCCTTGCCAATAAAGCCGGTGTAAACCGATTGCTGATCGGTGCCTATTCTCTTTTGGACGAAAACGGCGGTGCTCCCGGAGCCTCCTACTTTAAAAGTGGCACCAACTTTCTTTACAGCAACATCGCCTCTGACGAGGCACATGCAGGAACCCTAGGCAACCTGCCGAATAATGAACTGATAGAAGCCTGGCGACATGATGCAAGTAATGTGAATTTCGGTTTTAAATGGGCCGAGATATACGCAGGAGTGCAACGCGCAAACGATGTGCTGCGCGTACTGGCCCAGGTACCTGAGGGCGGAATATCTGCCGACGAAGCAAAGCAGATCAAAGCAGAAGCAATATTCCTGCGCGCTGTATATCATTTCAATGCCATCAAGATGTGGCGGAACATCCCGTATCTGGACGAGAGTGTAAGTTTCGGAAACGGAAATTACCTGGTATCCAATACGGAGCCTGTCTGGCCAAAAGTGGAAGCAGATTTCCAGTTCGCAGCCGAAAACCTTACGCCCACCAAAACGGACGTGGGCCGGGCCAACAGTTGGGCAGCAAAGTGTTTTCTGGCCAAGGTTTATATGTTTCAGAACAAATTTACCGAAGCAAAACCACTCCTGGCGGACATCATCGCCAACGGGGTTACGGCTTCTGGCAAGAAGTATGCACTTGTAAATTATTCCGACAATTTTAACCCCACCAAGCAAAACAATTCTGAATCTGTATTCATGGTACAGAATTCGGTAAAAGACGGTTCTAATGGCGGAAACGGAAATCATGGGGATGTGATAGCAATACCTCTGGTTCCCGGAGCGGGCGGGTCAGGGTCCAACCAGCCCTCGTTCAGCCTTGCCAATTCGTTCAAAACGGACCCGGCTACCGGTTTGCCTTTGATCGATACCTTCAACGATTTTGATATCAAACATGACCAGGGCCTGGCCGCGACAGATCCGTTTACACCTTATACAGGAACGGTGGATCCCCGGCTCGACTGGACCGTAGCACGGCGCGACATCCCCCTGATGGATCATGGTCTTTTTGGCCGGTACTGGATTTTGTACCAGGATATTGGCGGACCGTACGGCCCTAAGAAAAATATGTTTTACCTCGCCGACGCTGCCACCACCACAGAATCCATCGGCTGGTCACTGGCAACGGCCAACAATTATAACATGATCCGTTTTGCAGATATCCTTCTTTGGGCGGCAGAGGTGGAAGTGGAGACAGGGAGCCTGGATCAAGCCGAAAAATATGTAAATATGATACGGGCCCGTGCGGCGAATCCTGTGGATTGGGTTAAAACTTACGTGGATAAAGCCAACCCCTCCAAAGGTTATACAAGCCAGCCAGCCGCCAACTACAAAATAGGCATGTATACCGGCCAGTTCACCGCCCAGGGTAAGGATTTCGCCCGCAAGGCCGTTAGGTTTGAACGTAAAATAGAACTGGCCATGGAAGGTCACCGCTTTTTTGATCTGCAACGCTGGGACAATGGCACCGGTTACATGGCCGACGAGCTTAACAAATACCTTGCACATGAAACCAAGATACCAGGATTTGTATATTCCAACCGGCTGGAATCAAAATTCATCAAAGGCAAGCACGAACTTTACCCTATCCCACAAAAAGAAATTGACCTGAGTGTAAAGGATGGTGTATCTGTTTTGAAACAAAATCCAGGTTTTCAATAA
- a CDS encoding FecR family protein, whose protein sequence is MNSDINKELIFNYFSGRASALQKKGIEEWAEIPAHREQFFVWLQEWEQQNSQYYPDTEKGMARHRARMQQLHTAPNKQEEELILDEKKPAFGISRINWLVAATIALAVLSGAWLFRDNIRYQMYRTDFSEIQRITLTDGSKVVLNANSSLHVPRFGFGSKTREVILNGEADFDIVHTKDHQRFIVKTSKTLEIVVLGTQFNVYTRPRGTKVILNQGKVQLNYQEGTARKKLTMKPGDLVTMDVYGRASLRKTDNPEKFSAWKAHRFVFDKTTLREVCHLFEDNFGVTVQIPDSSLAQLTISGSFTALNAEELLGILTDDSGLNYQKSPDGETIILSY, encoded by the coding sequence ATGAACTCAGACATAAATAAAGAGCTTATTTTCAATTATTTTTCGGGAAGAGCCTCAGCGCTTCAGAAGAAGGGTATAGAAGAATGGGCTGAAATTCCCGCTCACCGTGAGCAATTTTTCGTCTGGCTGCAGGAATGGGAACAACAAAACTCCCAGTATTACCCTGACACCGAAAAGGGAATGGCCCGGCACCGGGCACGCATGCAACAACTGCATACGGCTCCTAACAAACAGGAAGAGGAATTGATTTTGGATGAAAAGAAACCTGCTTTTGGTATTTCCCGGATTAACTGGCTGGTTGCGGCGACAATAGCGCTGGCCGTTTTGTCAGGAGCCTGGCTATTCCGTGACAACATCCGTTACCAAATGTACCGGACGGATTTCAGTGAGATACAAAGAATCACACTGACCGACGGCAGCAAGGTTGTGCTCAATGCTAATTCTTCCCTCCATGTCCCCCGTTTTGGTTTCGGCTCCAAAACCCGCGAGGTAATACTAAACGGTGAGGCTGATTTTGACATTGTTCATACCAAAGACCACCAGCGGTTCATTGTCAAAACAAGTAAAACGCTGGAAATTGTCGTATTAGGCACACAATTCAACGTATATACCAGACCGCGGGGAACGAAAGTGATACTTAACCAGGGGAAAGTACAACTGAACTATCAGGAAGGCACGGCCAGAAAAAAACTGACCATGAAACCCGGCGATCTGGTGACGATGGATGTTTATGGCCGTGCGAGCCTGAGGAAAACCGATAACCCCGAAAAGTTTTCCGCCTGGAAAGCGCACCGCTTTGTTTTTGACAAAACTACCTTGCGGGAAGTGTGCCATTTATTTGAAGATAATTTTGGTGTAACCGTGCAGATCCCGGATTCCAGCCTGGCCCAGCTGACAATATCAGGTTCTTTTACAGCCTTAAATGCGGAAGAACTGCTCGGAATCCTGACAGACGACTCTGGCCTTAACTACCAAAAATCCCCCGATGGGGAAACCATCATCTTATCCTATTAA